In the genome of Pontibacillus halophilus JSM 076056 = DSM 19796, one region contains:
- the infC gene encoding translation initiation factor IF-3: MIVNEKIRAREVRLIDANGDQLGVKSKNEALDIAANANLDLVMVAPNAKPPVCRIMDYGKYRFEQQKKDKEARKKQKIINVKEVRLSPGIEEHDFNTKLRNARKFLSKGDKVKATVRFRGRAITHKELGQEVLERLAEECKDVSSVEKKATMEGRNMFMMLAPLAEKQ; the protein is encoded by the coding sequence ATGATTGTCAATGAGAAGATTCGCGCTCGCGAAGTACGCCTCATTGATGCAAACGGTGACCAATTAGGTGTTAAATCTAAAAACGAAGCGTTGGATATCGCTGCAAATGCGAACCTTGATTTAGTAATGGTAGCTCCAAATGCGAAACCGCCAGTATGTCGTATTATGGACTATGGTAAGTATCGTTTCGAGCAACAGAAGAAAGACAAGGAAGCGCGTAAGAAGCAAAAAATCATTAACGTCAAGGAAGTGCGTCTAAGCCCAGGAATTGAAGAACATGACTTCAATACGAAGCTTCGCAATGCACGTAAGTTCCTTTCTAAAGGTGATAAAGTAAAAGCAACGGTTCGTTTCCGTGGTCGTGCGATTACTCACAAGGAACTTGGTCAAGAAGTTCTTGAGCGTCTTGCAGAAGAATGTAAAGACGTAAGCTCTGTAGAAAAGAAAGCGACTATGGAAGGTCGCAACATGTTTATGATGCTTGCTCCACTTGCTGAGAAGCAGTAA
- the rpmI gene encoding 50S ribosomal protein L35 yields MPKMKTHKGMQKRFRRTASGNYKRAHAYTSHLFANKSQKQKRKLRKSGLVAKGDLKRMEQLLPKK; encoded by the coding sequence ATGCCAAAAATGAAGACTCATAAAGGTATGCAAAAACGTTTCCGCCGTACTGCGAGCGGCAACTACAAACGTGCTCACGCGTACACTAGTCACTTATTCGCGAACAAGTCTCAAAAGCAAAAGCGTAAACTACGCAAGTCTGGTCTTGTAGCTAAAGGTGATCTTAAGCGCATGGAGCAACTACTTCCTAAGAAGTAA
- the rplT gene encoding 50S ribosomal protein L20: MPRVKGGTVTRQRRRRVLKLAKGYYGSKHALFKTAKQQVMKSGQYAYRDRRQKKRDFRKLWITRINAAARINDISYSRLMHGLKEAGIEVNRKMLADLAVTDEKGFASLVEQAKAALK, encoded by the coding sequence ATGCCACGTGTTAAAGGTGGAACAGTTACACGCCAACGTCGTCGTCGCGTCTTAAAACTTGCCAAAGGGTATTACGGTTCTAAGCACGCGCTATTTAAAACAGCTAAACAACAAGTAATGAAATCAGGTCAATATGCTTATCGTGACCGTCGTCAGAAGAAACGTGATTTCCGTAAATTATGGATTACACGTATCAACGCAGCGGCTCGTATCAACGATATCTCTTACAGCCGTCTAATGCACGGTCTTAAAGAAGCTGGTATCGAAGTTAACCGTAAGATGCTTGCTGACCTAGCGGTAACTGACGAAAAAGGTTTCGCTAGCCTAGTAGAACAAGCTAAAGCTGCACTTAAATAA
- a CDS encoding DUF1294 domain-containing protein, which translates to MEFILIYIVMINLIGVVLMRVDKQRAKRNQWRIQEKTLFGVAVMGGSVGIWTGMRLYRHKTKHSSFVIGIPLIAILQIAFVLYIQNMS; encoded by the coding sequence GTGGAGTTTATTCTGATTTATATCGTGATGATTAACCTTATTGGAGTCGTACTGATGAGGGTGGATAAACAAAGAGCGAAGAGAAACCAATGGCGAATTCAAGAGAAGACGTTGTTTGGAGTGGCAGTCATGGGTGGTTCTGTTGGCATATGGACTGGCATGCGATTGTATCGGCATAAAACGAAGCATTCTTCATTTGTAATTGGCATCCCCCTCATTGCGATCTTGCAGATTGCGTTCGTACTCTACATACAAAACATGTCATAA
- a CDS encoding TVP38/TMEM64 family protein — MEHLSTILLTAIEGSGYFAPLLFIALHLMRPVFFLPVAFICVTGGVLFGAVEGSILSVIGVTLSSLTFYPLSGLMPKTVNRLVSLKKKLLGKYTQLSIGQVAILRLVPFIHFHLLSLCIIETSATFKDYAKSSFISSLPLAIIYTSIGGWLSLLSPPVMVALLLSLLPLFYLLRRKEIVIQWNEFFHTELK; from the coding sequence ATGGAACATCTCAGCACCATTCTGCTTACAGCCATCGAAGGAAGTGGCTACTTTGCTCCCCTGCTTTTTATTGCACTACATTTAATGAGGCCTGTATTCTTTTTGCCAGTAGCATTTATTTGTGTAACAGGAGGGGTGTTATTCGGGGCGGTAGAGGGGTCCATTCTTTCAGTCATTGGAGTTACCCTATCAAGTTTAACCTTTTATCCGTTATCTGGTCTGATGCCAAAGACGGTTAATCGTCTTGTTTCGTTGAAGAAGAAGTTGTTAGGGAAGTACACACAGCTTTCAATTGGCCAAGTGGCCATCCTTCGATTAGTGCCCTTTATACATTTTCATTTGCTTTCTTTATGCATTATTGAAACATCGGCAACGTTTAAGGACTATGCAAAGAGTTCATTTATTTCAAGCTTGCCATTGGCGATTATCTATACGTCCATCGGTGGATGGTTGTCGTTACTGTCTCCGCCGGTCATGGTTGCGCTTCTCCTCTCCTTATTGCCCCTCTTTTATTTGCTCCGTAGAAAGGAAATCGTGATTCAATGGAATGAGTTCTTTCACACAGAATTAAAATAA
- a CDS encoding dUTP diphosphatase, whose translation MNWNELYQMQQELDTYIEQKHELTHKDLFQKKVMALLVEVGELANETRCFKFWSQKAPSPDETILEEYVDGIHFILSLGLEKGYTFNGGVNEEEPYGDLTDSFHEVYRAILSFKEFEGEREYEVLFRRYLQVGNRLGFSEDALIQAYKDKNKVNHTRQDQDY comes from the coding sequence TTGAACTGGAACGAACTATATCAGATGCAGCAAGAGCTTGATACATATATTGAACAAAAGCACGAACTGACTCATAAAGATTTATTCCAAAAGAAGGTCATGGCGCTTCTTGTTGAGGTTGGAGAGCTTGCTAATGAGACAAGATGCTTCAAGTTCTGGAGCCAGAAAGCACCTAGTCCAGATGAGACCATTCTAGAAGAGTATGTGGATGGAATTCATTTTATTTTGTCTCTTGGATTAGAGAAAGGGTATACGTTCAATGGGGGTGTAAATGAGGAAGAACCGTATGGAGATTTGACGGATTCTTTCCATGAAGTTTACCGAGCCATCTTGTCATTTAAAGAGTTTGAAGGAGAGCGTGAATATGAAGTTCTCTTTAGGCGTTATCTACAGGTAGGTAATCGTTTAGGCTTCTCAGAGGATGCCCTTATTCAAGCCTATAAAGATAAGAACAAAGTCAACCATACAAGACAAGACCAAGACTATTAA
- a CDS encoding M42 family metallopeptidase — protein MATWDDTLTMLKELTDAKGVPGNEGEAREVMKRYLSPYTDEVTTDQLGSLIGRKVGRENGPKVMIAGHLDEVGFMVTRIDDNGFLYFQPLGGWWNQVMLAQRVTIMTTKGDLTGVIGSKPPHVLSPEARKKPIEIKDMFIDIGASSREEAQEFGVMPGDSIVPYFEFTQMPNEKMLLAKAWDNRIGCAVAIDVLKELQQEEHPNVVYGVGTVQEEVRLRGAKTSSQKIAPDIGFAVDVGIAGDTPGISNKDADSKLGDGPQIILYDASMVSHKGLRDYVVQVAEKHNIPFQYASLAGGGTDGGSIHLTNDGVPTLSITIPTRYIHTHAAMLHRDDYDHTVKLFVEIIKGLDEETVQTITYD, from the coding sequence ATGGCTACATGGGATGATACATTAACAATGCTGAAAGAGTTAACGGACGCGAAAGGGGTCCCTGGGAACGAAGGGGAAGCGCGTGAGGTGATGAAGCGTTACCTTTCACCTTATACAGATGAGGTGACGACAGACCAGCTAGGTAGCTTGATTGGTCGCAAAGTAGGGAGAGAAAATGGACCTAAAGTGATGATTGCCGGTCACTTAGACGAAGTCGGCTTTATGGTGACTCGTATTGATGACAATGGATTCCTATATTTTCAACCTCTTGGAGGATGGTGGAATCAGGTGATGCTTGCTCAACGTGTGACGATTATGACAACGAAGGGGGACCTCACTGGAGTAATTGGCTCAAAGCCCCCTCATGTCTTGTCACCTGAAGCGCGTAAGAAGCCGATCGAGATCAAGGACATGTTTATTGATATCGGGGCATCAAGTCGTGAAGAAGCTCAGGAATTTGGGGTAATGCCTGGTGACTCAATCGTCCCTTACTTTGAGTTCACACAGATGCCAAATGAGAAAATGTTGCTTGCGAAAGCGTGGGATAACCGAATTGGTTGTGCAGTGGCCATTGATGTGTTGAAAGAGCTTCAACAGGAAGAACACCCGAATGTCGTGTATGGAGTTGGGACTGTGCAAGAGGAAGTGCGTCTTCGTGGTGCGAAGACTTCCTCTCAGAAGATTGCGCCAGACATTGGCTTCGCAGTTGATGTGGGCATTGCAGGGGATACACCAGGGATTTCAAATAAAGATGCAGATAGTAAGCTTGGGGATGGTCCTCAAATTATTCTTTATGATGCATCCATGGTCTCTCATAAAGGACTTCGTGATTATGTAGTCCAAGTAGCTGAGAAGCATAACATCCCGTTCCAGTATGCTTCTTTAGCCGGTGGTGGAACAGATGGAGGCTCCATTCATTTGACGAATGATGGCGTTCCAACGTTAAGTATTACGATTCCAACACGATACATTCATACACATGCAGCGATGCTCCACCGGGATGATTATGATCATACAGTTAAACTGTTTGTTGAA